DNA from Gracilinanus agilis isolate LMUSP501 chromosome 3, AgileGrace, whole genome shotgun sequence:
AaccagaaggaaggagaaagttcTCTCTGGAGGATGGGAGGTTGGGGTCTGCTGGCCAAGCCTTTGTCCTAGAGCAGAGCAGGAGATCCAGGCTCAGGAGGGGTCTGAGCTAGGGTCTGCACTTGGTGCCTAGGAAGAGCTGGGTGGCCCAGGAGTAGTTACCATCTTTGGTTTGAAGGGGAAGATGAGCACAGCTGATTCACTAAAGGTCCAGGGCCTAGGAAGGAGCCCTGGGTATGGGAGAGCTGAGGTGTAAAGAAGAAGCTGAGCcggggggaaggagggggggtTCTGGGGAACAAGAGATCAGGGACTTGAGAGGGGCCTGAGGCAGGATTGGGGTTTTAGAGCAGCCCAGGGTCCGAGAGGAAGATACGAAGCATCTCACCCAGTTCTGGTAGGTGATGCCCCTGAGGCCCGGGAGAGCATTAAGTTAGGGGCCCGGAGAAAAGAGGGAACTGCTTCTTGTGGTCGTATTCAAAGGGCTGTTCCCTGGGAGGGGGGGTGAGATGGGTTGGGACTGATTTTGGGGGGGCTAAGAACATGTGCTGCCACCTCAGGGGAAGAGGGGAAccagagaaagggagaatgatCTGGGGGCAGTGGGGGAGGCCTGAGGTGCTGTTTGCAGAAGCGGGAACAAGAGATCCGTATGGCCCTGGGTTCCCTGGAGTGTCCTGGGCCAGGTCCAGGAAAGAGGCCGCTGCTCGACCTAGTGGAAGGAGAGCTGGTCTCAGATCTGTTTGTGCCACTGTTGTtggggtgactttgggcaagtcccttgtcCCTGGGTAAGGTGAGGGGCTTCCGATCTAAggccccttctccttccccttcgaAAACCTGTAATTTCTGCTATTTGGGGAATGGGGGATCTGGTGTCTGGGGAAGGACTGAGTGCCAGCGGCTCCCCAGGAGAAGAGGGAGATGGGTTCTGGGGGGACAGGAGGAAGCTGGCAGAGGGCTGGGCTGGGGAAGGGAGGTCTGGAGCGTCAGGCACGGCCCCACTGAGGGAGGATGTCCAGGGAGGAAGTGGAGGTTGGGTAAGAGCGGGCCGAGGCCACGGAAGGAGAGGAGCCTGGGTTGGGGCGCTCGGCTCCCCTGGCTCAGCCATGCTTTTTCTCCCCAGAACCGGGAGCTACAGATCATGCGCAAGCTGGACCATTGCAACATTGTCCGACTCCGCTATTTCTTCTACTCCAGCGGGGAGAAGGTGAGGCCCGGGGCGCCTGGGGCTCCTCCCTCCCGACTCCGGGGAGCCCCAGCCCCCTCCTCACCGACCCCCTTTGCTCCTGGCAGAAAGACGAGCTCTACCTGAACCTGGTGCTGGACTTCGTCCCCGAGACCGTCTACCGGGTGGCCCGACACTTCACCAAGGCCAAGCTGACCATCCCCTCCATCTACGTCAAGGTGGGCCGGGGAGGTCCCGGGCAGGACCCGCTCTCTGAGCCCGTGAGGCCGGCGGACCCTCCCACAGCCCGTCCTAGTAACTGAGGGATGCCCAGGGCAGGGGCCACCGAGGCCCgcctctacccagctgcccagtggagcccagctgcccctctggtgTTTCCGGCTCGGCTCTCTCCCTCATGTTTGGAGATGGCCTTTGACAGGGAGCTCACTACCCCTGAGGCAGTCCCTCTCTGTTGGAGCATTTTGgctgtttgcttttctttgtcgTGAGCGCCAAGCTTTGCCCCCCTGTGACTGGGACCCGCCATCAAGCCCGGGAGGGCCCAGGATGGCTTCTGGAGCCACAGCCCTCTCCTGGTCCCGGCCTCGGCTCCTGCCCATCAAGGGCTGGGATGGTCTGGAGAGGAGCCTGGCTGGGGGAGAGGGGTGCCCAGGGGCCGTGGTGCAGGCCGGCCAGACAGcaatcctctctctccccccttcttcGAGGCTCTTGCTGGAGggtctctgggggtggggagctCACTCCCTGTAGGGGCAGCTTAGTGACATCCGGAGCAAAGACTGCAGCTCATCCTGAGGGGGAGGCGGCGGGGGCTCAGCGCCCCGAGGTTGACGGCCCCGTCCTCCCCCAGGTGTACATGTACCAGCTTTTCCGGAGCCTGGCCTACATCCACTCGCAGGGTGTGTGCCACAGAGACATCAAGCCCCAGAACCTGCTGGTGGACCCCGACACCGCCGTTCTGAAGCTGTGCGACTTCGGCAGGTGGGCGACTGGCGTGGGGAGGGGGCCGGGCGTGGGAGGGGGCGGGCACAGGCTTCACCTCGTCCCTCTCCTCAACCCACAGCGCTAAGCAGCTGGTGCGGGGGGAGCCCAACGTCTCCTACATCTGCTCACGGTACTACCGGGCCCCCGAGCTCATCTTTGGAGCCACCGACTACACCTCGTCCATCGGTCAGAGCCCCCAGGAGGCCGGGGTGGTGGCGGGCCGGGGGGGCTGCCTTGGCATCTCTCTCTGGGGTCTGGCGGAGGATGGGGGGTGGCCGGTGACAGTGGCGgagctcccctcccctccagggCTCCCTGACCACCTCCAGGCCTCGGGCCTTTCAGGCCAGACCCTTCCCGCCAGATGGCGTCCCCCTGAAACCCCTTCCATTGCAGACGTGTGGTCGGCCGGCTGCGTTTTGGCCGAGCTCCTCCTGGGCCAGCCCATCTTTCCCGGGGACAGCGGCGTGGACCAGCTGGTGGAGATTATCAAGGTGAGCCGGGAGGGCGTGtgagggggcggggagggggccTGGGACCTCGCTGAAGGCTGGCGTGTTCCTGCAGGTGTTGGGGACGCCGACGCGGGAGCAGATCCGGGAGATGAACCCAaattacactgagttcaagttccCCCAGATTAAGGCCCATCCCTGGACAAAGGTCGGACCAGATTTTGTTTGGGGGGCTGCTTCTCCGTTGTAGGGGCCCTGGGTTCTGAGGTCCCAGGAAACACGGGTCCCCTTCTGTGTGCCTGCAGGTCTTCAAGTCCCGGACTCCCCCCGAGGCCATCGCCCTGTGCTCCCACCTGCTGGAGTACACCCCCGCCACCAGGCTGTCCCCCTTGGAGGCCTGTGCCCACAGCTTCTTCGACGACCTGCGCAGCCCTGGGGCTCAGCTCCCCAACAGCCGGCAGCTGCCCCCCCTCTTCAACTTCAGCTCCAGTGGTGAGTTGCTGGGGTGTGGTTTGTGGGTGGGAAGGGACAGGAGGCAGGGAGATCTGGAGCCAGCTGGAGCTGGGGGGCAAAGGTGAGAGGCCGGGGCGGGGGAAGGGCAAGAGCCCAGGGGAGCCCCAAAGCACCCTCAGCTCATCtagtctctctccccctcttcccctccccaccttttctctctttccttcctccctttatgttctcccctcttccccccctcccccttcccctccctctctctccccttctctccctcttctctctccccgtGTGACTGCCCTCCAGAGCTCTCCATCCAGCCGAGTCTCAATGGTATCCTCGTCCCTTCCCACCTGAGGAACCCCACGGCCTCCATTTCCTGCCCCCCTTCCTCACTTGGTGAGTTGGACATGGAGCCCCCGAGCCCCCTGTTGAGCCGTCTGGCCTGCAAGGGGCTGGCGCCGACCCTTTGCTgtcctgttgcctcagttttaGGGGAGACCCAGGAGCGGCCGGGACAGGAGCCTTCCACGTCTGTCGCCAACTCCTCCTGAGGGCCTCGAGGAGCCCCTCCGTCCCGGAGGCCCTGGGTTGGGCCTGGGTCCTGGAGCTCGCCTTCTCCCTGTCCTTGGCTGGGTTCGGTTTTTAGATGGGGGcgaggaaaggggagaagacgGCTGCGACCCAGGCCCCTCCTACCTCCCGGAGGCGAGAGCCTGGTGGGGGGCCCGGAGGAGGGGGTGCCCCTTCCGCTCcgttcttcccccctcccctgcccctcACTGAGCCGGCTGGCCGAGCTGGCTTTTTAACAGAGGATTTTAACTGGGTGTTGGGGGTGgcggagagagaaggaagaggctcTCTGGGCTTGGCCTCGGGGCTCGGAGCGCTCCCTCAGCCCCCGCTGCCCCCATGTGTCCCTTGTAAATAGGACCAGACCCTGCCTCAGGCCCCTCCTCCttcctgacccccccccccccccgccgggGTGTAAATagattgttataatttttttcttaaagaaaatgtcACAATGATTCGCGCCGCCCATCTCCCCCGTCCCCAGCTGTGCTACCATCTGCCCGCACCACTGTTCCCCTCAGCTTCCTCCCCTCGCCCCCAGCCCCCGGGACAGGGAGGGGGGCTGGGGGAATCCTAATGTCTTAGTTCCCAAAGTAGGGTTTGCCTGTGTACAGACCTTTCCGTTCAATAAATTATTGGCATGAGAAGGAGCCGCCTCTGCCCCTGGTTTTCCTGGGGGCCAGCTGGAGGGGGCCAAGGGGTGCGCTGGACCTCCAGACGTCTCCTAACACCCCTCTGGTGCCGGCGGGCCCCTGCCCCATCTCCTTCCCGGGCGCCTCGCTCGGGCTTTGACAATGTGGATCCTCACAGGTCctcgggggaggggggggcacattttatttccattttacagaggaggagactgaggcctcCATTTCTGGCCTAGCTCAAGGGGCCTCCAGGTGCCCAGCAGGGTAGCATGGAGGGCTTCATTGGATGGAAGAACGGGAGGTTGTCTGTCTGGGAAGCTGCCTGGAAGGGTTGGTTTGGATGGAGACGAGGGGCTCCCGTTGTCCATGACCAGGGGGTTCACCCCAAGAACAAGACAGCTCCAATGGCGTCCTGCTATGTGCTGGGCTCTGAGCCAAGTGCTTCTGCCGGTGGCTCGTTGGAGCCTCACCAGTCCTGCAGGGGAAGAACTGCTGTtctccccatttaacagatgcaACAAGTGAGGCAGGCGGTGGCCAGAGgcctgggaagggggtgggggtgagaccagatttgaaagcCTGGTTTGTGGAAAAGGGAGAACGCTGGCCGTTTGGCCCCCAGAGCATAACCAGCCCCTCGAAGAGTATATTTGGGCTGCCCTGAGTTGAGGTGGTGAGCTGGGAGGGTGGTGGGCTGGCCCCTCCTCGATAGCAGCGTGACTGTGGACGTGTCCCTAACGATTGGCGAGAGTCCCTCCATCCTCGTGGGCTTCAGGCTCAGGCCGGAAGGCCGTCTGACCGCCTGGCAGGAAGAGCCCTTGGGATCTGGTAGCGATGGAGCTAATCACCGGCTTCCCCCATTCGAGCTTGACCCTCCTGGTCTCCACAACTACAGAGACCCCTCCTTTTTGAGACTCCCCCTCCTCATCGCAGACTGCTAAGCCCAATGTGACCACAGCAGAACTCGCAGtctttctccccaaatcctccccctttccaccctcCCTCCCTGTTCTTCAGACCGTCCTGTTGGAGTGGCCGCTGCGGGCAGGCCGCCCCCTCTGGTCTCTCCCGGTCCAGACTGTGCTCCAGTGCTCTGCTCCCTCTGGCCTCCGGGACCAGATAGAAACCCCCCTCTTCCTCCCCGAGTCCTTTGGCCCCACCACAGACCCCGGGCACCAGTGACACTGTCCTGGCTGTCCGTCCCTCAACAAGATGCCGCAGGCCCTGGCCACCCCCAGGCCCGGCACCTCCACCTATGGGTTTCCTGCAAGAACTCTTTCCCAGTGCCAATACCTTCTCTGGCTTAGCCTGTCCAAATGGTGTCCTTTGCCTTATTGCCCCCAAGAGACGGAGCTATCCGAGTGCAGGGATGGGCGTGAAGTGggcacaaagtaaatgcttagTGGCATTACGAGTTTGGGTTCCAGGTCTGGACCTGGGCCCTCCCTGTCTGGCATTCTGGGACTAACTGGGAAGCCCAGGACACTCTGCTATGGAGTGGACAGCTGGgcgatgcaatggatagagctccaggcctggagtcaggaagcccggagttcaaatccagcctcggatacttcctagctgcctgactctgggcaagtcattttactccatctgcctcagttcctcatctgtaaaatgagctgcagaaggaaatggcaaacttctttagtatctctgccaaaacagccccaaatggggtctgggagagttagacacaactgagaAAATGAATAACTGGTAAGAGATGGgcaaagacaaagggaaagacTTCGTACCACATCCAAGAATGGAGAGGCTTCAGGGTGCCGAGGGCTTGCTATGATAACAGCAACAAGGGCTGCCTCACACTGGGATAGGCtgccaggaggaggaagagctggCTGACTGCTGGTCAGACTGCAGGGAGCAAGGGGAGCTTGGGCTAAGATTCTCTGCGGGTCAGGGTGGAAGCTCCTTGGTCTCCTAATTCACTAATTGGCTTCTGTGCCTAGGGAAGGGCCTTGAAAAGCAGATCTTACAGGGCAGCCAGAGGGGTACCATGAGGCTGAAGGATGCCCACCTGACCTCCGGCTACATCTCTTCTGCCTCCATTTAGGTAACAGGAACAAACTGCAGCTTGACCAGCCTTGtttccccacctcccacctcccccaAATGCTGGAGACCCGGGGCAGAGACAGGAGGAACTCCCACAAGTCATTGGACTTCGGGGGGCCTCTCTTTCCCAACCTAAAAAAGGAGGATTTGGCACGGCCTCCTCTCTACCTCTAATGATGTGAAGGCGGCAAATTGCTACTTCAAGAGCATAGCGACATCGATGCAAActcatttattaagaacctggACCTACACCATCTCAGCCTGTCACACAAAAGCAGC
Protein-coding regions in this window:
- the GSK3A gene encoding glycogen synthase kinase-3 alpha, with the protein product MPGVTVKDVNQQEFVRALAAFLKKSGKLKVPEWVDTVKLAKHKELAPYDENWFYTRAASTARHLYLRGGAGVGSMTKIYGGRQRNGVMPSHFSRGSKSVARRVLQALEGLKMVEKDQDGGRKLTPQGQRDLDRIAGQVAAANKKRASGSGAPGSGPSGSGSGPGTADSKVLAPGPSSASALPAPSSGPGPGSGPGSLSGPGSNVVGAGTTILASGSTVVGGGGGGGGGGLGGSSTFPPPAVKLGRDSGKVTTVMATLGQGPERSQEVAYTDIKVIGNGSFGVVYQARLAESGELVAIKKVLQDKRFKNRELQIMRKLDHCNIVRLRYFFYSSGEKKDELYLNLVLDFVPETVYRVARHFTKAKLTIPSIYVKVYMYQLFRSLAYIHSQGVCHRDIKPQNLLVDPDTAVLKLCDFGSAKQLVRGEPNVSYICSRYYRAPELIFGATDYTSSIDVWSAGCVLAELLLGQPIFPGDSGVDQLVEIIKVLGTPTREQIREMNPNYTEFKFPQIKAHPWTKVFKSRTPPEAIALCSHLLEYTPATRLSPLEACAHSFFDDLRSPGAQLPNSRQLPPLFNFSSSELSIQPSLNGILVPSHLRNPTASISCPPSSLVLGETQERPGQEPSTSVANSS